A genomic segment from Pelobates fuscus isolate aPelFus1 chromosome 7, aPelFus1.pri, whole genome shotgun sequence encodes:
- the LOC134568978 gene encoding G2/mitotic-specific cyclin-B1-like isoform X2, whose product MSLRVTRNMLSNTENNVKAPIGKRVLAAKPGLRPRTALCDIGNKAEPKVQLKKELKPAAKIVKKPKPVEKVPEPVKVMPEIACLPVPEQAEPSSPSPMETSGCIPEQLCQAFSDVLIEVKDVDVDDEGNPMLCSEYVKDIYNYLRSLEVSLCIKPNYLQGQEITGNMRAILIDWLVQVQMKFRLLQETMFMTVGIIDRFLQESPVPKSQLQLVGVTAMFLAAKYEEMYPPEIGDFTFVTDHTYTKAQIRDMEMNILRVLNFAIGRPLPLHFLRRASKIGEVTAEQHNLAKYLMELVMVDYEMMHYPPSQIAAAASCFALRVLSAGDWTPTLQHYMQYSEESLIPVMQHMAKNVVKVNKGLTKHLTVKNKYASSKQMKISTIPQLRSDTVVNMAKPVV is encoded by the exons ATGTCTCTCCGCGTTACCAGG AATATGCTGTCCAACACAGAAAACAATGTAAAAGCCCCCATTGGCAAGAGGGTTTTGGCAGCCAAGCCAGGCCTGAGGCCTCGTACTGCACTCTGTGACATTGGTAACAAGGCAGAACCCAAGGTGCAACTTAAAAAG GAACTGAAGCCTGCAGCAAAAATTGTCAAGAAGCCCAAGCCTGTGGAAAAAGTGCCAGAACCAGTGAAAGTGATGCCAGAAATTGCTTGTCTCCCTGTTCCTGAG CAGGCTGAGCCAAGTTCTCCCAGCCCAATGGAGACCTCTGGGTGTATTCCTGAGCAGCTGTGCCAAGCTTTCTCAGATGTCCTCATTGAAGTAAAGGATGTGGATGTAGATGATGAGGGTAATCCTATGCTCTGCAGTGAATACGTTAAGGACATCTACAACTATCTCAGGAGCCTAGAG gtctcgcTATGCATCAAGCCAAACTACCTGCAAGGACAGGAAATCACAGGAAACATGCGGGCTATACTAATCGACTGGCTGGTCCAGGTTCAGATGAAGTTTCGCTTGCTGCAGGAGACTATGTTTATGACTGTTGGTATCATTGATCGCTTCTTGCAG GAGAGCCCTGTTCCTAAAAGCCAGCTGCAGCTTGTAGGGGTGACAGCAATGTTCCTTGCTGCAAAGTATGAAGAGATGTATCCACCTGAGATTGGAGACTTCACCTTTGTGACAGATCACACCTACACAAAGGCACAGATCAGAGATATGGAGATGAACATTCTGCGTGTGCTCAATTTTGCCATTGGACGTCCTCTACCACTGCACTTCCTCAGGAGGGCTTCCAAAATTGGAGAG GTTACTGCTGAGCAACACAACCTGGCCAAATATCTAATGGAGCTGGTGATGGTGGATTATGAAATGATGCACTACCCACCTTCTCAGATCGCTGCTGCGGCTTCTTGCTTTGCTCTAAGGGTTCTCAGCGCAGGTGACTGG ACTCCAACTCTACAGCACTACATGCAATACTCTGAAGAATCCCTCATCCCAGTCATGCAGCACATGGCTAAAAATGTTGTCAAAGTGAACAAAGGACTGACAAAACACCTG ACTGTAAAGAACAAGTACGCCAGCAGCAAACAGATGAAGATCAGCACCATTCCTCAGCTGAGATCTGACACTGTTGTAAATATGGCAAAGCCTGTTGTGTAA
- the LOC134568978 gene encoding G2/mitotic-specific cyclin-B1-like isoform X1, giving the protein MRAGSRERRTERPHCLLLPTDILTPIPRDTDTDILTPIPRDTDILTAIPRYTDTMSLRVTRNMLSNTENNVKAPIGKRVLAAKPGLRPRTALCDIGNKAEPKVQLKKELKPAAKIVKKPKPVEKVPEPVKVMPEIACLPVPEQAEPSSPSPMETSGCIPEQLCQAFSDVLIEVKDVDVDDEGNPMLCSEYVKDIYNYLRSLEVSLCIKPNYLQGQEITGNMRAILIDWLVQVQMKFRLLQETMFMTVGIIDRFLQESPVPKSQLQLVGVTAMFLAAKYEEMYPPEIGDFTFVTDHTYTKAQIRDMEMNILRVLNFAIGRPLPLHFLRRASKIGEVTAEQHNLAKYLMELVMVDYEMMHYPPSQIAAAASCFALRVLSAGDWTPTLQHYMQYSEESLIPVMQHMAKNVVKVNKGLTKHLTVKNKYASSKQMKISTIPQLRSDTVVNMAKPVV; this is encoded by the exons ATGCGTGCTGGCAGCCGAGAGAGGAGGACTGAGCGACCGCACTGTCTGCTGCTACCTACCGATATCCTGACACCCATACCCCGCGATACTGATACCGATATCCTGACACCCATACCCCGCGATACCGATATCCTGACAGCGATACCCCGCTATACTGATACAATGTCTCTCCGCGTTACCAGG AATATGCTGTCCAACACAGAAAACAATGTAAAAGCCCCCATTGGCAAGAGGGTTTTGGCAGCCAAGCCAGGCCTGAGGCCTCGTACTGCACTCTGTGACATTGGTAACAAGGCAGAACCCAAGGTGCAACTTAAAAAG GAACTGAAGCCTGCAGCAAAAATTGTCAAGAAGCCCAAGCCTGTGGAAAAAGTGCCAGAACCAGTGAAAGTGATGCCAGAAATTGCTTGTCTCCCTGTTCCTGAG CAGGCTGAGCCAAGTTCTCCCAGCCCAATGGAGACCTCTGGGTGTATTCCTGAGCAGCTGTGCCAAGCTTTCTCAGATGTCCTCATTGAAGTAAAGGATGTGGATGTAGATGATGAGGGTAATCCTATGCTCTGCAGTGAATACGTTAAGGACATCTACAACTATCTCAGGAGCCTAGAG gtctcgcTATGCATCAAGCCAAACTACCTGCAAGGACAGGAAATCACAGGAAACATGCGGGCTATACTAATCGACTGGCTGGTCCAGGTTCAGATGAAGTTTCGCTTGCTGCAGGAGACTATGTTTATGACTGTTGGTATCATTGATCGCTTCTTGCAG GAGAGCCCTGTTCCTAAAAGCCAGCTGCAGCTTGTAGGGGTGACAGCAATGTTCCTTGCTGCAAAGTATGAAGAGATGTATCCACCTGAGATTGGAGACTTCACCTTTGTGACAGATCACACCTACACAAAGGCACAGATCAGAGATATGGAGATGAACATTCTGCGTGTGCTCAATTTTGCCATTGGACGTCCTCTACCACTGCACTTCCTCAGGAGGGCTTCCAAAATTGGAGAG GTTACTGCTGAGCAACACAACCTGGCCAAATATCTAATGGAGCTGGTGATGGTGGATTATGAAATGATGCACTACCCACCTTCTCAGATCGCTGCTGCGGCTTCTTGCTTTGCTCTAAGGGTTCTCAGCGCAGGTGACTGG ACTCCAACTCTACAGCACTACATGCAATACTCTGAAGAATCCCTCATCCCAGTCATGCAGCACATGGCTAAAAATGTTGTCAAAGTGAACAAAGGACTGACAAAACACCTG ACTGTAAAGAACAAGTACGCCAGCAGCAAACAGATGAAGATCAGCACCATTCCTCAGCTGAGATCTGACACTGTTGTAAATATGGCAAAGCCTGTTGTGTAA